CCCTGATGGCCATCCCGTGGTTCGTGCTCCAGACGACCGGAAGCGCCACCCAGACCGGCCTGGTCGGGGCGATCGAGGCGGTCGGCCTCGTGCTGTCCTCGGTGCTGGGCGGCCCCCTGGTCGGCCGGTTCGGCGCCAAGCGGGTGAGCATGCTCTCCGACCTGGTCGCCGCGGTCGCGGTCGGGTCGATCCCGTTGCTGCACGCCACGAACGGGCTGCCGTTCTGGCAACTGGTGGTGCTGGCCATGGTGCTCGGCCTGAGCCGGGCGCCGGGGGACACCGCGCGCTACAGCATGCTGCCGCGGCTGACCGAACTCGCCGGGACCACCGTGGAGCGCGCGGCCAGCGGCTACGACGGCGCGGGCCGGGCGACCAGGATGCTGGGCGGTCCGCTCGCCGGATCGCTGATCGCGCTGACCGGTCCGCCGCAGGTGCTGGTGATCGACGCGGTGACGTTCCTGTTCTCCGCACTGGTGATCGCCGCCGGCGTGCGGCACATGGACGCCGAGGCGATCGAGCGCAGGCACTACCTCAGCGAGCTGCGCGAGGGCCTGTCGTACCTGCGCTCGGACCGGCTGATCGCCGCCATCGCCGGGATGATCGCCGTGACCAACGCGCTGGACAGCGCCACGATCACGGTGCTCATGCCGTCCTACGCCCGCGACGTGCTGCACAGCAGCGTGGCGCTCGGCATGATCATCGGCGTCTTCGGCGCGTGCGCGCTCACCGGAACCCTGGTCTACGGCTGGATCGGGCACCGCATCCACCACCGCAGGCTGCTGTTCACCACGGCCTTCATCCTCGTGGGACCCGTGCGGTTGCTGATCTACACCGTGGACCCGGGGCTGCCCGCGATCCTGCTCGTGGTCGCGGTCGCCGGGTTCGCGGCGGGCTCGATCAACCCGCTGCTCGCGGTGGTGGAGTACGGGCGCATCCCGGTGCGCATCCGCAGCACGGTGATCGGCGCGATCGGCGCCTGCGCCCTGGTGGGCATGCCGCTGGGCTCCCTGCTGGGCGGGCTGGCCGTGGAGACCTGGGACGTGCACCTGACCTTCGCCGCGGGCGGGCTGATCTACCTCGCCGCGACGCTGTGCCCGTTGCTGTTCCCGATCTGGCGGCAGATGGACGCCCGCTACTAGTCCGTCGCGCACTGAATGAGTCATTGAGGTACTTGAACGCGCCGAATGACTCATTCAGCGCGTCAGGGGCCTCCGCCCGGATGTGTCCACAGTGGACGTACGGCGGTCAGCCGCGTTGGGAGAAGCGGCTGCCGCCGTACTTCTTGTGCACCGCCTGTTTCGACACGCCGAGCGCCTCGGCGATCAGCGCCCACGGCACGCCCCTGGTGCGGGCGCGCCGGACCTGGACCGCCTCGATGCGCTCGGCCTCGTGCCGGATCTCGGCGGCGGCGTGCAGGGCCTTCAGCGGGTCGTCGTCGCCCGCCTGCCCGACCAGCGTTGCCAACCTGTCGACCTCCATCCGCTCAACCTACGTCGTCCGCTCCCGTCAATCTAGGTTGACCGCAAAGGCGCGTCAACTTTGGTTGACTTCGACTAGTCTGGTGCGCATGTCCACGATCACCGGGACGCGTGACGTCCCAGCGCTTCGGGCCCGTCTGGGCCGGGCCGCGGAGGCCGCCGGGAAGGCCGGGGCCGACGCCCTGGTGATCTCCCCGGGCTCGGACCTGCGCTACCTGCTCGGCGTCGGCGGGGGTTCGCACGAGCGGCTGAGCTGCCTGGTGCTGCCCACCGGTGGCACGCCGGTGCTGCTGCTGCCCGCGCTGGAGGCGCCCGGCTACGCCCACCTGCCGCTGGCCGACCTCGGGGTCGAGCTGCGCACGTGGGTGGACGGCGAGGACCCGTTCCGGATGGTCGCCGACCACGTCCGCGGCGCGGAGGTCTTCGCGGTGTCGGACATGATGCCGGCGCTGCACGCCTTGCAGCTGCGCGACGCACTCGGCCCGGCGCGGCAGGACCTGGCCGGGCCGATCGTGCGGGAACTGCGGATGCGCAAGGACGCCGCGGAGATCGAGGCGCTGGCCGAGGCGGGCGCGGCGATCGACCGCGTGCACGCGCGGATGGGCGAGTGGTTGCGCGCCGGGCGCACCGAGGCGGAGGTCCGGGCGGAGATCGCCGAGGCGATCGTGGCCGAGGGGCACACCTCGGCCGAGTTCGTGATCGTCGGCTCCGGCCCCAACGGCGCGAGCCCGCACCACGAGGTCTCCGAGCGGGTCATCGAGCCCGGCGACGTCGTGGTGATCGACATCGGCGGGCCGATGCCCAGCGGCTACAACTCCGACTGCACGCGGGTGTACTCGATCGGCGAGCCCGGGCAGAGCGACGTCGCGGACACCTACGAGGTGCTCCGGCAGGCCCAGGCGGCCGCCGTGCGCGCGGTCCGGCCCGGTGCCACCGCGGAGTCCGTCGACGCGGCCGCGCGGTCGGTGATCGCCGCCGCCGGGTTCGGCGAGTACTTCGTGCACCGCACCGGCCACGGCATCGGGCTGGACGTGCACGAGGAGCCGTACGTGGTGGCGGGCAACGAGATCCCGCTCGAACCGGGCATGGCCTTCAGCGTCGAGCCCGGCATCTACCTGCCCGGCCGGTGGGGTGCGCGGATCGAGGACATCGTGGTGGTCACCGAGGACGGCGCCCTGTCGCTGAACAACCAGCCGCGCGAACTGGTGGTGCTATGAGTACCTCGCTGGAGGCCATCGACCGCGCGATCCTGCGCGAGCTGAGCGAGGACGGCCGGTGCAGCTTCACCGACCTCGCCGAGCGGGTCGGGCTGAGCGTGTCCGCCGTGCACCAGCGGGTCCGGCGGCTGGAGCAGCGCGGGGTGCTGCGCGGCTACCAGGGCAAGCTGGACTACGAGCAGGTCGGCCTGCCGCTGACGGCCTTCATCTCGGTGACGCCGATCGACCCGTCGGCGCCCGACGACTACCCGCAGCGGCTGGAGCACCTCCGGGAGATCGAGGCGTGCTACTCCGTCGCCGGTGACTACTCCTACATCCTGCTGGTGCGCGTCGCCCGGGCCACGGCGCTGGAGGACCTGCTGCGCCGCATCCGCGAGTCGGCCAACGTGTCCACCAAGACCACCGTGGTGCTCTCCACCCCGTACGAGGCCCGCCCTCCGGCCGTCTAGCCGAGGGCCGCGATGAGGCGGGCGGGAACCTCGGCGGGGTCGATCCGCCCCGCGTGGGCGGCGTGCAGCACCTGGAACGCCTGTTCGTAGAGGAAGTGCGGCAGCTCTTCGCCACGCACCAGGCGCTCGTGGCAGATGTCGTTGAAGTCGGTCATGTGCTTGCGCAGCACCTCGATCGGCGAGCCCTCGGGCACCGGCCACCGGTCCAGCAGCGCCGGGTACCCCTTGCGGTACTTGTCGTGCCCGGCCACGATCCGCGTGGCGTCGACGGTGTCGCTGTTCTGCTCGGGGACGCGGTGGTAGACCACGGTGGGCCGCGCGGTCGTCGCCGCGCGCCAGCCGTGGCCGTGCACCAGGCGCAGCAACAGTTCCCAGTCGACGAGCACCGGGATCGACGGGTCGAAGCGCGCGGCGGGGTCGTTGCGGCACACGATGGTCGACGTGGGGATGTAGTTGCCGACCAGCAGCAGTCCGGCGTCGAACTCCACGTCGAAGAAAGCCTTGGCGTGCAAGGGTTCCTCGCCGGGCTCGACGCGGCGGACGCTGGTCCGGCAGTAGGCGTAGACGAGGTCGGCCTCGCGCAGCGCCGCGACGGCGGACTCCAGGTGCCCCGGCAGGTAGAGATCGTCGTCGTCGAGGAAGGCCAGGTAGCGGCCGTCCGCGGCCTCGATACCGGAGTTGCGCGCGCCGGCGTGCCCGTGCGAGGTGGGCGACTCGATCAGCTTGACCTCGTCCAGCCCGGCGTTCTCCACGACGTCCTCGACGCTCGCGCCGCCGTCGTTGACCACGACCACCTCGACCCGGTGCGGGGAGCCGGGATCGCACAGCGTCTGCGCCGCAACGCTTTCCAGTGCCGCGGCGAGCCGGTCCTGGCGGTCCTTCGTGGGCACGATCACGCTCACCAGCGGTTCCATGATCATGACCGTAGTGCGGTGGCCGGGTGCCCAGAACCCGCAGACGGACCGTTCCGTAGGGCAAAACCTTTAGCCCGACGCGCGTTTGAGGGCCGCTTCGCCGGTGACGAGGTCCAGATCACCGGTGGGGGAGGGGACGCAGGCGCCGATGCGCTCCGGCGTGCGGAGGAAACGGCCCAGGCAGCGGCCGATCTGCTCGTGACCGTTGCCGTTGGGGTGGAAGGACTCCTGCATCGCGTGCCGCGCGCGGTTCTCGTGCCGGAGGTCGCCCCAGTTCACCGTGAGCCGGGTGAACCACTCCGACTTCCCCTCCTCCGCCGAGGAGCACGCCTCGTGGCCGATCCCCGCGTCGGCGAGGTCGAGGAAGCGGGCGCCCGCGCTGTCGGCGGCGCGGCGCAGGCCGTCGGAGAGCTGGTAGACCGCCTTGGTCCGGACCCACTGCAGGTCCTCCAGGCGGAACGGGCAGCCCGCCAGGCTCTGCAGCCCGGACAGCAGGTTGGGGCCGACCGGTGCGGCGTAGGACTGGACGACCAGCGAGTAGGAGTCGTCCCGGTAGCCCGCCTTGCGCATCGCGGTGCGGATGTCGGCGAGGGCCGTGCCGACCTTGGGGACCATCCGGTCGACCCGCTTCGGCCAGTCCTCGGTGAGGTTCGCCGCACAGCCCGCCGGGCGGCCCAGCAGCCAGGCCCCGGCGCAGTCGGTCACCGTGCGGGCGAAGCCGGGATCGTCGTTGGCGCCCATCTGCACGACCACCGTGGTGACCCGGAACAGGCGGGCCAGCTCGGCAAGGCGCTGCGCCTGGGAGCGTTCGGTGTGGTGGATGGTGTCGGTCAGGCCGACATCGCGGGCGATCGCGCCGGAGCAGGCGAGGTTGATCGTGGTGATCGCCTTGGTCATCGCGGTGTGGTGCACCAGTGCCCGGTTGGAGCGGTGGCACCAGTTGCCGTTCTCGCCGTTCGTGCCGGGCTCGTAGTCGCCGACGCCCTCGCCGGACATCGAGCTGTCACCGAGGGCCACCACCGCGTGCGGGGCCTCCGCGGGCGGGCCGGGCGCGACGGGGGCGCGGCCATCGGCCGTCAGCACGCTCGCCCCGATGATCGGCACCGCGAGCGTGAACAGGACCAGCCGCAGCGGGCGGAAGCGGTCTCGGGCGCGCATCGCGTCGAGTCTATCGAGGCGAGCGGCGCGGGAGACTCAGCGTTTCGAGTGCTTCAGGTCGGCCGGTTCGGGTCAGGACGCTTCGCGGTGCCGGTGGCCGGAGGTCTCCGCCTCGGCCTCGGCGGGCTCGTCGGTGCTCGCGGTGATGCCCTTGAAGATCTCGTCGACCAGTTCGTCGTAGATCGGTGTGGCTGCTGCCTGATCCATGGGGTCCCCCTATTGGTCTAATCGGAACCTGGGAAGGCTAACTCAGAGTTCCGGCGATCGCATGTCCTTGATGTCGATGCGATCTTCGTCACTCGCGGTTATCGGCGGGCGGTGAGCGGGCCGCCACGCCATGTGTTGCCGGGACTGGGAAAACTACGGGGAGAAATCAATTCCCGGTTCCTCCCTTGGGTTCCGGAAGAACGGAAACATGCATGTCATGGCCCTGTTGGAAGATCAGAGCCGAAACCGGCGCCCCGCCCTGCCGGAATGGTCCGCCGGCCGTCGATCACCGCATCGTCGTTCTTCGCCGTCGACCGGGCGAGCTCCTGCCGCCGGGTCCCTCTCACTGAGGACGCCGGATCCCGCGCGTCCACTGTGGACGGTGGGGCTTCGGCGCGGCTCGAAGTCCGGGCGCACACGCCACTCCCGTCCCTAGCATCAGTCCCATGGTGACCCGCCCGATGATCATCGCCCTCGCCGCGGCCCTCGCCCTCACCGCGCCGGCCGAGGGCAACGCGCAAACGCCGCCGCTGCAGTACAACCACGCGTACGCGGTGGTCGACCGCGAGACCGCCGACGCGGTCGAGAAATCCCCCTATTTGCGGGACTTCGCCAATGTCGAGGTCCGCACCAGCAGCGGCGGGGGACTGACGTGGACGGGCCGCTACCTCTACGGGCGCGAGACGTACCTGGAGCTGTTCGGCGTCGGCGACCTGCCCGGCAAGGACGGGGAGTTCGGCTCGGCCGGGCTGGCGATCTCGGCTGACCGCGCCGGGGACCTGGCGAAGGTGGACAAGCAGCTGAAGAAGCCCGTCAAGTACCGCCAGACGCGCGACTTCGGCGACGGTGTGCCCGTGCCGTGGTTCGACACCACCCGCACCGCCGACAAGTACACCGCCTTCGACCCGTGGGCGATGGAGTACCTGCCGGAGTACTTCGCCGACCCGCGCAGCAAGACCGAGCCCGCGAGCCACCCCGGCGATGTCAGCCGCGAGCGCTACCTGTCCGACGGCTACCGGACCCGTGTGATGCGGGATGTGGCAGGCGTGCACATGGCGGTCACCAAGGAAGATCTCGCGATCGCGGTGCCGTTGTTCCGGGCGGGCGGCTGCGCGGTGCAGACCGTGCCCGGCGGCGTGGTCACCCGGTGCGGTGCGACCACGATCCGGCTCGACTCGGTTCCGCGTGCGCGCGCGGGCCTGCGCCAGGTCGATTTCGTCCTCAACAAGGCGGTGGACCGGCACGAGGAGAAGATCGGCCTGTC
The window above is part of the Allokutzneria albata genome. Proteins encoded here:
- a CDS encoding MFS transporter codes for the protein MTLAEPAPLPRAGVRAFPAPAPVRTRGPLAAVLVANAVSGCGTTMTLMAIPWFVLQTTGSATQTGLVGAIEAVGLVLSSVLGGPLVGRFGAKRVSMLSDLVAAVAVGSIPLLHATNGLPFWQLVVLAMVLGLSRAPGDTARYSMLPRLTELAGTTVERAASGYDGAGRATRMLGGPLAGSLIALTGPPQVLVIDAVTFLFSALVIAAGVRHMDAEAIERRHYLSELREGLSYLRSDRLIAAIAGMIAVTNALDSATITVLMPSYARDVLHSSVALGMIIGVFGACALTGTLVYGWIGHRIHHRRLLFTTAFILVGPVRLLIYTVDPGLPAILLVVAVAGFAAGSINPLLAVVEYGRIPVRIRSTVIGAIGACALVGMPLGSLLGGLAVETWDVHLTFAAGGLIYLAATLCPLLFPIWRQMDARY
- a CDS encoding M24 family metallopeptidase; amino-acid sequence: MSTITGTRDVPALRARLGRAAEAAGKAGADALVISPGSDLRYLLGVGGGSHERLSCLVLPTGGTPVLLLPALEAPGYAHLPLADLGVELRTWVDGEDPFRMVADHVRGAEVFAVSDMMPALHALQLRDALGPARQDLAGPIVRELRMRKDAAEIEALAEAGAAIDRVHARMGEWLRAGRTEAEVRAEIAEAIVAEGHTSAEFVIVGSGPNGASPHHEVSERVIEPGDVVVIDIGGPMPSGYNSDCTRVYSIGEPGQSDVADTYEVLRQAQAAAVRAVRPGATAESVDAAARSVIAAAGFGEYFVHRTGHGIGLDVHEEPYVVAGNEIPLEPGMAFSVEPGIYLPGRWGARIEDIVVVTEDGALSLNNQPRELVVL
- a CDS encoding Lrp/AsnC family transcriptional regulator, yielding MSTSLEAIDRAILRELSEDGRCSFTDLAERVGLSVSAVHQRVRRLEQRGVLRGYQGKLDYEQVGLPLTAFISVTPIDPSAPDDYPQRLEHLREIEACYSVAGDYSYILLVRVARATALEDLLRRIRESANVSTKTTVVLSTPYEARPPAV
- a CDS encoding glycosyltransferase family 2 protein, whose protein sequence is MEPLVSVIVPTKDRQDRLAAALESVAAQTLCDPGSPHRVEVVVVNDGGASVEDVVENAGLDEVKLIESPTSHGHAGARNSGIEAADGRYLAFLDDDDLYLPGHLESAVAALREADLVYAYCRTSVRRVEPGEEPLHAKAFFDVEFDAGLLLVGNYIPTSTIVCRNDPAARFDPSIPVLVDWELLLRLVHGHGWRAATTARPTVVYHRVPEQNSDTVDATRIVAGHDKYRKGYPALLDRWPVPEGSPIEVLRKHMTDFNDICHERLVRGEELPHFLYEQAFQVLHAAHAGRIDPAEVPARLIAALG
- a CDS encoding GDSL-type esterase/lipase family protein, producing the protein MRARDRFRPLRLVLFTLAVPIIGASVLTADGRAPVAPGPPAEAPHAVVALGDSSMSGEGVGDYEPGTNGENGNWCHRSNRALVHHTAMTKAITTINLACSGAIARDVGLTDTIHHTERSQAQRLAELARLFRVTTVVVQMGANDDPGFARTVTDCAGAWLLGRPAGCAANLTEDWPKRVDRMVPKVGTALADIRTAMRKAGYRDDSYSLVVQSYAAPVGPNLLSGLQSLAGCPFRLEDLQWVRTKAVYQLSDGLRRAADSAGARFLDLADAGIGHEACSSAEEGKSEWFTRLTVNWGDLRHENRARHAMQESFHPNGNGHEQIGRCLGRFLRTPERIGACVPSPTGDLDLVTGEAALKRASG
- a CDS encoding DUF5829 family protein, which gives rise to MVTRPMIIALAAALALTAPAEGNAQTPPLQYNHAYAVVDRETADAVEKSPYLRDFANVEVRTSSGGGLTWTGRYLYGRETYLELFGVGDLPGKDGEFGSAGLAISADRAGDLAKVDKQLKKPVKYRQTRDFGDGVPVPWFDTTRTADKYTAFDPWAMEYLPEYFADPRSKTEPASHPGDVSRERYLSDGYRTRVMRDVAGVHMAVTKEDLAIAVPLFRAGGCAVQTVPGGVVTRCGATTIRLDSVPRARAGLRQVDFVLNKAVDRHEEKIGLSKLVVGPGARAVWTFNAP